The Mesorhizobium sp. INR15 region GCGACGGGGGAGTTTCGCGTCATGAATTCCATGCTTCGCCGCCTTGCCCTTGCCGCCATGTGTACGATTGGCGCCGGCGCGGTCTACGCGCTCGCCGAAGGCGGCGGCGATCTCGTGGTGTTCGACTGGTCGGGCTATGAAGACCCGCTGCTGCATCCCGCCTACACCGCCAAATACGGCGCCGAGCCGACCTTCGCTTTCTTTGGCGACGAGGATGAAGCCTTCGAGAAGATGCGGGCTGGGTTCAAGGCCGACATCGCGCATCCCTGCTCGCAGAGCGTGGTGAGGTGGCGCGAGGCTGGGTTGCTGCAGCCGCTCGACACCAGCCGTATCGCCGGCTGGAAGGACCTCAATCCCGGCATCATGGGAATGAAGGATCTCGCCACCACCGCCGACGGCAAGGCCTGGTTCATGCCGTTCGACTGGGGCAACACGTCGCTGCTCTACCGGACCGACAAGGTCACCTCTGAGGAAGCGCAATCACTCAAGATCTTCGCCGACCCGAAGTACAAGGGCCGCGTCACCATCGGCGACAATGTCGATGATGCCTATGCGCTGGCGAGCCTCGTGCTTGGCCTCAAGGACTGGACCAAGATGACCGACGCGCAGTTCAAGGACGCGTCGAGCTTCCTGCGCGAGGTGCACAAGAACATCCGTTTCTACTGGACCGACGACACCGATCTCAACCAGGCCTTTATCGGCAATGAGGTCGATCTGGTATGGGGCTGGAACGAGACCTTCGTGACGCTGAAGGGCCAGGGCATGCCGATCGCCATGAACCGCGACACCAAGGAAGGCATTTCGACCTGGGTGTGCGGCTATGTCCTGATGAAGGACGCGCCCGGCAAGCTCGACCAGGCCTATGAGTTCCTGAGCGCGGTCAATGCGCCTCCTGTATCGGATTACATGGTCAAGACCTTCGGCTACGGCCACGGCAATGGCGCCGGCATGGCCGCTATCGACCACAAGGTGCTGGCCGACCGGGGCTTCGACAATCTCGACAAGTTCCTCGACAAGACACTGTTCCAGCAGCCGGTGGCGCCTGAACTCAAACAGCGGATGGTCGCGGAGTTCGAGAAGATCAAGGCCGGCTATTGAAGACTGCATTGGAAAGAACCGATGTCGTCATCATCGGTGCCGGTTTCACCGGCCTGTCGGCGGCGCTGGAGCTGAAGCAGGCAGGCGTCAATTTCGTGCTGTTCGAGGCGCGTGACCGCGTCGGCGGTCGCGTCGAATCCAGGCAGAATGGGCTGGGCGAGCGCGTCGACAGCGGCGGTCAGTTCCTGTGTCAGGACATGCCCGAATTGATGGCGCTGGTGCGCGTGCGCGGCAAGACGCTGGTCGAGGCCTATGAAGAGGGTGAATTCGTCACCCAGCCGCCAATGTCCTCCGGCGAGGCGGAACGAACCTATTTCAGCTCGATGGCGATCCGCGACCGCATGAACAGGATCGCGCCGGACGATCCGGCGATTGCCGGGCTGACGGTCGCGGCCTGGCTCGACCGCCAGGATGATAGCGAAAGTTCGAAGTCCGCCTTCCGCTCGATGATCGAAGGCCTGTGGTGTCAGGCGCTGGATGGATTGCCGCTCTGGCACCTGATCGACAACGATCGACGCATCACCAACGAGGTGTCGGAGCTGCAGTATTTCGTGCGTGAAACCATGCATTCGCTGGCCGACGATCTGGCCAGCGATCTTGGCGGCCGAGTGCGGCTTGGCATGGCGGTTACAGGCATTGAACGCGGAGCGGAAGGTGTGCGGATCGACACCGCTGCCGGCTCAGTCGAAGCCCGATCCGTGCTTGTCGCCGTGCCGCCGGTGATGGCGGCGAAGATCGCGCACGCACCGCCCTTGCCGCCGGCTCTGGCGAAGGCGCTTGGTGTCTGGCGCAGCGGCACGGTGATCAAGGTTCTCGTGCGTTACGCCACCGCCTTCTGGCGCACCAAGGGCCTGAGCGGCATGGTGATGTGGCGCGACCTGCACGGACTGTTCGCTTGCGATGTCGGCAAGGACGAGGACCATCCGGCCCTTGTTGTTTTCATCGGCGGTCCGCTCGCCATCCGTTGGCGCGGCCTTGGCGATATCGCGCTGCGGGCGGAAATCATCAGGCAATTGACGGCGGCGCTTGGTGGCGAGGCGGCTGACATTCTCGACCTCAGCTATCGCGACTGGTCGGACGATACCTGGAGCGGAGGCGGTTACAGCGACCTGATCGTCGATGCCGGCGCGACCGATGCGGAGCGGACGATACTTGCTGGCGCGGGATCAGTGCATTTTGCATCGTCGGAACTGTCGCCGTCGTTCCCCGGCTATATCGAGGGCGCGATCGTTGCTGGTCGCATCGCGGCGCGGAAAATCATCGCGGACCTTCAGTCCGACATCGCCACCAAAGCCTCGGGATCGTAGGCGAGGCGGATCGGGGTGCCGACCGGAATATCGTCGGCGCCGAAGTCGTTGGTTTCTGTCACCGACAGCGGCTTTTCCAGGCCCGGGATCTCGACGATGAGATGGGTGATCTCGCCGAAATAGTGGCGTTCAACCACCTTCCCGGCGACCTCGAACTTGGCCGTCGCATTGTCCCAGAGCACGCGCAGGCGCTCGGGCCGGATGCCGAGCGTCGCGCCGCCACCATTGCGGACGAAGGCCTTGGGC contains the following coding sequences:
- a CDS encoding flavin monoamine oxidase family protein; translated protein: MKTALERTDVVIIGAGFTGLSAALELKQAGVNFVLFEARDRVGGRVESRQNGLGERVDSGGQFLCQDMPELMALVRVRGKTLVEAYEEGEFVTQPPMSSGEAERTYFSSMAIRDRMNRIAPDDPAIAGLTVAAWLDRQDDSESSKSAFRSMIEGLWCQALDGLPLWHLIDNDRRITNEVSELQYFVRETMHSLADDLASDLGGRVRLGMAVTGIERGAEGVRIDTAAGSVEARSVLVAVPPVMAAKIAHAPPLPPALAKALGVWRSGTVIKVLVRYATAFWRTKGLSGMVMWRDLHGLFACDVGKDEDHPALVVFIGGPLAIRWRGLGDIALRAEIIRQLTAALGGEAADILDLSYRDWSDDTWSGGGYSDLIVDAGATDAERTILAGAGSVHFASSELSPSFPGYIEGAIVAGRIAARKIIADLQSDIATKASGS
- a CDS encoding extracellular solute-binding protein; protein product: MNSMLRRLALAAMCTIGAGAVYALAEGGGDLVVFDWSGYEDPLLHPAYTAKYGAEPTFAFFGDEDEAFEKMRAGFKADIAHPCSQSVVRWREAGLLQPLDTSRIAGWKDLNPGIMGMKDLATTADGKAWFMPFDWGNTSLLYRTDKVTSEEAQSLKIFADPKYKGRVTIGDNVDDAYALASLVLGLKDWTKMTDAQFKDASSFLREVHKNIRFYWTDDTDLNQAFIGNEVDLVWGWNETFVTLKGQGMPIAMNRDTKEGISTWVCGYVLMKDAPGKLDQAYEFLSAVNAPPVSDYMVKTFGYGHGNGAGMAAIDHKVLADRGFDNLDKFLDKTLFQQPVAPELKQRMVAEFEKIKAGY